A window of Haliscomenobacter hydrossis DSM 1100 contains these coding sequences:
- a CDS encoding pyruvate dehydrogenase complex E1 component subunit beta, which produces MSRELTLRDALREALIEEMRRDDTVFLMGEEVAQYDGAYKVSKGLLDEFGARRVIDTPIAELGFAGIGVGAAMNGLRPVIEFMTWNFAILAFDQIVNNAAKTLSQSAGQFNCPIVFRGPSGAAGQLAQQHSQTFESWMANVPGLKVISCIDPADAKGLLKAAIRDNNPVCMMESEIMYGHKGPVPEGEYIVPIGKAAVRREGKDVTLVSYNKMTLVALDAAVELAKEGISAEVIDLRTIRPLDVETIINSVKKTNRCIIVDEAWPFASVSSEVAYTVQRLAFDYLDAPVVRVSSADTSLPYASTLVDEFMPNPSKVIKAVKEVMYVKG; this is translated from the coding sequence ATGAGTAGAGAACTAACGCTTCGCGATGCACTCCGTGAAGCGCTGATCGAAGAAATGCGTCGGGATGACACTGTTTTCCTGATGGGAGAAGAAGTTGCCCAATACGATGGTGCTTATAAAGTGAGCAAAGGTTTATTGGACGAATTCGGGGCCAGAAGGGTAATCGATACGCCCATTGCCGAGCTGGGTTTCGCAGGTATTGGTGTTGGCGCGGCCATGAATGGTTTGCGCCCGGTAATTGAATTTATGACCTGGAACTTTGCCATTTTGGCTTTTGACCAAATCGTAAACAATGCCGCTAAAACCCTTTCTCAATCAGCTGGCCAATTCAATTGCCCCATTGTATTCCGTGGGCCTTCTGGGGCTGCTGGTCAATTGGCGCAACAACACTCCCAGACTTTTGAGAGCTGGATGGCCAATGTTCCCGGATTGAAGGTTATTTCTTGTATTGATCCGGCTGACGCCAAGGGTTTGCTCAAAGCGGCTATCCGTGACAATAACCCGGTTTGTATGATGGAATCTGAAATCATGTACGGCCACAAAGGACCCGTGCCTGAAGGGGAATACATCGTACCTATTGGTAAAGCAGCAGTACGTCGGGAAGGAAAGGATGTTACCCTGGTATCCTATAATAAAATGACGCTGGTGGCCCTGGATGCTGCGGTAGAATTGGCCAAAGAGGGCATTTCCGCTGAAGTGATCGATTTGCGCACCATTCGCCCACTCGATGTTGAAACCATCATCAATTCGGTTAAAAAAACCAATCGTTGTATCATCGTGGACGAAGCCTGGCCATTTGCCAGTGTATCTTCAGAAGTAGCCTACACGGTACAAAGACTTGCTTTTGATTACCTCGATGCACCAGTTGTGCGGGTAAGCTCAGCCGATACTTCATTGCCCTATGCCTCTACTTTGGTGGATGAGTTTATGCCCAACCCAAGCAAGGTAATTAAAGCGGTGAAAGAAGTGATGTACGTGAAAGGATAG
- the mnmD gene encoding tRNA (5-methylaminomethyl-2-thiouridine)(34)-methyltransferase MnmD, with protein MSDGADENEIFVTQDGSHSITAAKFGVSYHSRYGAITESRHVFIEAGLYPLLVNTPAELSILEIGLGTGLNVLLTYHELDKRPITVYYEALEGFPISPAIAQNLNYPSLIEGPRLQAVFQQLHEGEWNKPIALSPHFQVLKRLGQLEEQSFSPVFDLIYFDAFAPSAQPELWGEEIMQKMYAALKPGGVLVTYCAKGEFKRTLKKVGFTVERLPGPPGKREMTKAVK; from the coding sequence ATGAGCGACGGCGCTGACGAAAACGAAATCTTCGTAACACAAGATGGTTCACACTCTATTACTGCTGCAAAATTTGGGGTAAGTTACCACTCCCGATACGGTGCAATTACCGAGTCACGTCATGTATTCATCGAGGCAGGTTTGTACCCGCTGTTGGTGAATACACCCGCTGAATTGTCTATTTTAGAAATAGGTTTGGGCACAGGACTGAACGTACTGCTTACCTACCATGAATTGGACAAACGCCCCATTACGGTGTATTACGAAGCGCTCGAAGGTTTTCCCATATCTCCGGCTATTGCCCAAAACCTCAACTACCCTAGCCTCATTGAAGGACCACGATTACAAGCTGTGTTTCAACAACTACACGAAGGAGAATGGAACAAACCCATTGCCCTATCTCCTCATTTTCAGGTGTTGAAACGTTTGGGTCAGTTGGAAGAGCAATCCTTTTCTCCTGTTTTTGACTTGATTTATTTCGATGCTTTTGCCCCCAGTGCTCAGCCAGAGTTGTGGGGCGAAGAAATTATGCAGAAAATGTATGCTGCACTAAAGCCCGGAGGAGTTTTGGTTACCTATTGCGCAAAAGGAGAATTTAAACGCACTTTGAAAAAAGTGGGCTTCACCGTGGAACGGTTACCGGGGCCACCAGGAAAAAGAGAAATGACCAAAGCTGTAAAATAA
- a CDS encoding Pathogenesis-related transcriptional factor and ERF protein, whose translation MLYKVKLKNAEESVLLDDKIYEFLTTDPYLTKVDFINNLRRHSSGCAVFQKTWKKADGGYKTETIYLHKLIAEKFLVDTKGGDKNLVGAKNGNKLDCRMENLIYRSRSVASRKRKTSSKVGYTGVYKENNRYRAVISVNRKSVHIGMFATAEEAAMAYNKMSRKLYGDDGKLNAIKSSRKGEEETPIDLSQVIEVPNTGIKSKRGRKPKNASQ comes from the coding sequence GTGCTTTACAAAGTTAAACTGAAAAACGCAGAGGAGTCCGTCCTATTGGATGACAAAATCTACGAGTTTCTGACCACCGACCCTTACTTAACCAAGGTAGATTTCATCAACAATCTCCGACGGCACTCCAGCGGATGTGCAGTTTTCCAGAAAACCTGGAAAAAAGCTGATGGAGGATACAAGACCGAAACCATTTATCTGCACAAGCTGATTGCAGAAAAATTCTTGGTGGATACCAAAGGCGGTGATAAGAATTTAGTGGGTGCCAAAAATGGCAATAAATTAGATTGCCGGATGGAAAATCTAATTTATCGATCCCGTTCCGTAGCCAGCCGAAAACGTAAAACCAGCAGCAAAGTTGGATATACGGGTGTTTACAAAGAAAACAACCGCTATCGGGCGGTCATTTCTGTAAACCGAAAATCGGTTCACATTGGCATGTTTGCAACTGCTGAGGAAGCAGCAATGGCCTACAACAAAATGTCGCGAAAACTCTATGGAGACGATGGCAAACTCAATGCCATCAAGTCATCAAGAAAAGGAGAGGAAGAGACACCCATTGATTTGTCACAAGTCATTGAGGTGCCCAACACCGGCATAAAATCCAAACGCGGCCGGAAACCTAAAAATGCCAGCCAATAA
- the ribD gene encoding bifunctional diaminohydroxyphosphoribosylaminopyrimidine deaminase/5-amino-6-(5-phosphoribosylamino)uracil reductase RibD — translation MVKDINRYITRCFDLARMGAGSVSPNPMVGAVLVYDNKIIGEGYHQKYGGAHAEVNALASVSLSNRPLIPESTLYVSLEPCCIFGKTPPCTNLIIQEKIPRVVISCLDLTPEVKGRGVELLRAHGIEVTTGVLEKEGQALAATRNVSVSQQRPYVILKMAITSNGYFAPLDRSQFWITQTLTKRLVHRWRMESDAILVGTTTALMDDPQLDNRLYYGKSPLRIVLDRRLQLPNSLKVFSDGQPTLIITEREKSINSASHLHYLSMNFGETFWPDLLAILWREYKLGVILVEGGQKVLSSLIDTGLWDEARVLIGQKSLTVGIPSPTLPGSPEKNLKLGFDELKIYQHVQRS, via the coding sequence ATGGTAAAAGACATAAACCGCTACATTACAAGGTGCTTCGATTTGGCGCGAATGGGGGCAGGATCGGTATCTCCAAACCCTATGGTGGGCGCAGTTTTAGTGTATGACAACAAAATAATTGGGGAAGGTTATCACCAAAAATATGGTGGCGCTCATGCTGAAGTCAATGCGCTCGCTTCTGTCTCCTTATCGAATCGCCCATTGATTCCTGAATCTACCCTCTATGTTTCGTTGGAACCCTGTTGCATTTTTGGAAAAACTCCACCTTGTACCAACTTGATCATTCAGGAAAAAATCCCCCGCGTGGTCATCTCCTGTTTGGACCTTACACCAGAGGTGAAAGGCCGTGGCGTTGAACTTTTACGTGCTCACGGTATCGAAGTAACCACTGGAGTTTTGGAAAAAGAAGGACAAGCACTGGCCGCGACCCGCAATGTTTCTGTCAGCCAGCAAAGGCCCTATGTCATCCTCAAAATGGCCATCACCAGCAATGGCTATTTTGCTCCACTGGATCGCAGTCAATTTTGGATTACACAAACACTTACCAAACGTTTGGTTCACCGCTGGCGGATGGAATCAGACGCAATATTAGTGGGCACCACGACCGCTTTGATGGATGACCCCCAGTTGGATAATCGCCTCTATTATGGTAAATCTCCGCTGCGCATCGTGCTCGATCGCAGGCTGCAATTGCCAAACAGCCTGAAGGTATTCAGCGATGGGCAACCCACCTTAATCATTACCGAGCGTGAAAAATCCATTAACAGTGCTTCCCATTTGCATTACTTGTCCATGAATTTTGGGGAAACATTTTGGCCCGATTTATTGGCTATCTTGTGGCGGGAATACAAACTTGGCGTGATTTTGGTCGAAGGTGGCCAAAAAGTGTTGAGTAGTTTAATCGATACCGGACTATGGGACGAAGCAAGGGTGCTGATTGGTCAAAAATCCCTTACTGTAGGCATCCCCTCGCCTACCCTGCCCGGATCTCCGGAAAAAAATCTCAAACTGGGATTTGATGAGTTGAAAATTTATCAGCATGTCCAAAGAAGTTAA
- a CDS encoding thioredoxin family protein — translation MSRLGACLAIFLLIGLNVTESIAQENLLGKKGTTPKSGVTAKGITPRTPSRSQATTVNWVTWDEAIELNKKEKKKILLDVFTYWCGWCKKMDAETFTNPYLIKYLNDNYYLVKFDAESKETLAYKGKEFRYVRTSKGGHHELAEEFLRGHLSFPSLVFLDENLEVIQPIPGYRDAEELLMISSYFGSGKYKETPWSIFQKDFKIPEGFKR, via the coding sequence ATGAGCAGATTGGGTGCGTGTTTGGCCATTTTTTTACTGATTGGCTTAAATGTAACGGAATCAATAGCCCAGGAAAACCTCTTGGGTAAGAAAGGAACTACACCTAAATCAGGGGTGACTGCGAAAGGAATTACACCCCGTACGCCAAGCCGTAGTCAGGCCACTACGGTGAATTGGGTGACTTGGGATGAGGCTATCGAACTCAATAAAAAAGAGAAGAAAAAAATCCTCCTGGATGTATTCACCTACTGGTGTGGATGGTGCAAAAAAATGGATGCTGAAACCTTTACCAATCCATATCTGATCAAATACCTCAACGATAACTATTACCTGGTTAAGTTTGATGCAGAATCCAAAGAAACACTAGCGTATAAAGGTAAGGAATTCCGCTACGTGCGCACCTCCAAGGGCGGGCACCACGAATTGGCGGAAGAGTTCCTGCGGGGTCACCTGAGTTTTCCTTCATTGGTGTTTTTGGATGAAAACCTGGAAGTCATCCAACCCATTCCAGGATACCGCGATGCCGAAGAGCTCCTGATGATTTCCTCTTACTTTGGATCGGGTAAGTACAAAGAAACCCCCTGGTCGATTTTCCAAAAGGATTTTAAAATTCCGGAGGGCTTTAAAAGATAA
- a CDS encoding glycoside hydrolase family 73 protein, protein MKPTYTRNTPTDFSLVSSVNQLIEWINRNWFNAILLYLAGHLLFQRDLSLQINMERDGAKKYASTPVSTRTSLGNAPNTQQAVFVPAINISQLVKKSLPKSSTVPAAEKSKEPTFSVSNLTPALSPDYVERKGGGSSNFAEKQQVLQDYIEKYAPAAIRAMNNYGIPASITLAQGLLESNAGGSKLARESNNHFGIKCRRKCRGCTCRNYTDDDVYDMFRVFNSVWESYEEHSILLRSPRYQHLQKFGKDYKSWAYGLKQAGYATDKTYAQKLIRIIRNLKLDQYDK, encoded by the coding sequence ATGAAGCCAACATATACCCGTAACACTCCCACCGATTTTTCCTTGGTTTCATCTGTAAACCAATTGATTGAATGGATTAACCGGAACTGGTTTAATGCCATTTTGCTTTACCTTGCGGGCCATCTTTTGTTTCAAAGGGATCTCAGCTTGCAAATAAATATGGAAAGAGATGGAGCAAAAAAATACGCTTCAACACCAGTTTCCACCCGAACAAGTTTGGGGAATGCCCCCAATACCCAGCAAGCCGTATTTGTTCCGGCGATCAACATCAGCCAATTGGTGAAAAAAAGTTTGCCCAAATCCAGCACAGTTCCTGCAGCTGAAAAAAGCAAAGAGCCTACTTTTAGTGTATCCAATTTGACCCCAGCATTGAGCCCGGATTACGTGGAACGCAAAGGAGGGGGCAGCAGTAATTTTGCCGAAAAACAACAAGTGCTTCAGGATTATATCGAAAAATATGCTCCGGCAGCCATTCGGGCCATGAATAATTATGGTATACCCGCCAGCATCACTTTGGCTCAGGGGCTATTGGAATCCAATGCAGGAGGAAGCAAGTTGGCCAGAGAGTCAAACAACCATTTTGGCATCAAATGTCGGCGCAAATGCCGCGGCTGCACTTGCCGGAATTACACCGATGACGATGTATACGATATGTTTCGCGTATTCAATTCAGTATGGGAAAGTTATGAAGAACATTCTATTCTCTTGCGAAGCCCTCGATATCAACATTTGCAAAAATTTGGCAAGGACTATAAAAGTTGGGCCTATGGCCTGAAACAGGCAGGATATGCAACTGATAAAACGTATGCTCAGAAGTTGATTCGAATTATTCGGAACCTCAAGTTAGACCAGTACGATAAATAA
- the pfkA gene encoding 6-phosphofructokinase — MKTDIKRIAVFTSGGDAPGMNAAIRAVVRTASFHDLHVYGISRGYEGMIDGDFKRLERKDVANIIHRGGTVLKTARSKRFMTPEGRKTAYESLKAFDIDACIAIGGNGTFTGANIFAQEHPIPIIGLPGTIDNDLFGTDYTIGFDTAVNTAIDAVDKIRDTADSHDRVFFVEVMGRHAGYIALHTGIASGAESVVTPEIDTTIEDVVGVLQRSAKRKKLFSLIIVAEGSRLGNANEIAAKVNERLPGVFDIRVAVIGHLQRGGAPSHLDRMLASRMGHAAVEGLVEGKADVMAGIVNDEIVYTPFYDAIFTEKTINNQLIKMAGILAM; from the coding sequence ATGAAAACAGACATTAAACGCATTGCCGTATTCACCTCGGGAGGAGATGCTCCGGGAATGAACGCGGCTATCCGTGCAGTGGTACGTACCGCCTCTTTCCACGACTTACACGTATACGGCATTTCCCGTGGGTATGAAGGCATGATTGATGGCGATTTTAAACGTTTGGAACGCAAAGACGTTGCCAACATCATTCACCGTGGGGGAACTGTTCTTAAAACGGCCCGCAGTAAGCGATTCATGACGCCCGAAGGACGCAAAACCGCATATGAATCGCTGAAGGCATTTGACATTGATGCTTGTATTGCCATTGGTGGAAACGGAACGTTTACAGGTGCAAATATTTTTGCCCAGGAACACCCCATTCCCATCATCGGCTTACCGGGCACCATCGACAACGACCTTTTTGGTACCGATTATACCATTGGTTTTGATACTGCTGTAAACACTGCCATCGACGCAGTGGATAAAATCCGCGATACAGCCGACTCCCATGACCGGGTCTTTTTTGTAGAAGTTATGGGCCGTCACGCGGGATACATTGCACTACATACTGGTATTGCCAGTGGCGCCGAAAGTGTGGTTACCCCCGAAATAGATACCACCATTGAAGATGTGGTGGGGGTATTGCAGCGCAGTGCCAAACGCAAAAAATTGTTTAGTTTGATCATCGTTGCTGAAGGTAGTCGTTTGGGCAATGCCAACGAGATTGCCGCCAAGGTGAACGAGCGCTTACCGGGTGTTTTCGACATTCGGGTAGCCGTGATCGGACACTTACAACGGGGCGGAGCACCCAGCCACCTCGACCGCATGTTGGCCAGCCGCATGGGGCACGCAGCTGTAGAAGGCCTTGTTGAAGGAAAAGCGGACGTCATGGCGGGAATCGTCAACGATGAAATCGTGTATACACCATTTTACGACGCCATTTTTACTGAAAAAACGATCAACAATCAGTTGATCAAGATGGCCGGGATTTTGGCCATGTAG